In Gemmobacter sp., the sequence AGAGGCGGTGGCGAAATCGCCCGACACGCGGGCGATCTTGCGATAGGTCGATGGCCCGTCATGCGCGGCGGGAAAGGTGATGGCGGCGATGATCTCGGCCGGGCCCAGCGCGGTTTCATACCAGTCCTGCACATAGTCCAGGATCGGGATCTCCCGCGCGCCATCCGGGCCCAGCACCGACAGCACCGCATCGGTGCAGGCCAGCGCCGGCAGGTAATCCGCCGCCGGATCGGCATTGGCCACCGACCCGCCCATGGTGCCCATGTTGCGCACCACCTTGTTGGCGATCATCCCGGCCGCCTTGCGCACCACCGCCAGCGAGCCGGCGAACAGATCCGATGCGGCCGTATCGGCATGCCGCGTCATGGCGCCCACGCGGATCCGGCCATCGGGCAGCCGGTCGATGCCGCGCAGGCCGGGAATGCGGTCCAGGCTGACCAGATGCGTGCTGTCCACCAGCCCCGCATTGCGCATGGCCACCAGCGTGGCGCCACCGGCAACCGGCCGGGCGCCGTCGTGTTCGGCCAGCAGCGCCACCGCCTGTTCCAGCGTGTCGGGGAACAGGATCTGCGTCATGCCGCCACCTCCAGCTTTTGCCGAAAGGTTTCGACGAACACCTCGGCCAGCTGGTCGGCCTTTTTGCGGAAAATCCCCAGGCCGAACTTGCCCAGCCGCCCGGTCATCGACACATCCGCCTCGTAAATAACCTTTGTGCCGCCATTTGCCGTCGGTTCCAGCCGCAGCACGTTTTCCGACGACACGACCGACGCGCGCGTCCCCTCCTCGCCCGAGGTGCGGGAAATCACGCTGTGCGGCGCATCCTCGGACAGCACGGTCACCACCAGGTTGAACCGTGCCGAAATCGGCCCGACCTTGACCGACACCTTGGCGCGATAGGCCATCGGGTCGATCTGTTCGATGCTTTCACAGCCCGGAATGCACTGCACCATCAGCTCGGGGTCGCGCACCTTGGACCACACGCGGTCCTGCGGCGCATCCACCTGAAACTCTCCGGCGATCTTCA encodes:
- a CDS encoding xanthine dehydrogenase family protein subunit M, translating into MTQILFPDTLEQAVALLAEHDGARPVAGGATLVAMRNAGLVDSTHLVSLDRIPGLRGIDRLPDGRIRVGAMTRHADTAASDLFAGSLAVVRKAAGMIANKVVRNMGTMGGSVANADPAADYLPALACTDAVLSVLGPDGAREIPILDYVQDWYETALGPAEIIAAITFPAAHDGPSTYRKIARVSGDFATASCAMALSADGQGVQVAIGACGPGPIRCREAEAALRGHLDDPQAVATFAAALAAKADPVDDVRGSAGYRLALIPRLVAAVLSELKPVKEAA
- a CDS encoding carbon monoxide dehydrogenase subunit G; translated protein: MKIAGEFQVDAPQDRVWSKVRDPELMVQCIPGCESIEQIDPMAYRAKVSVKVGPISARFNLVVTVLSEDAPHSVISRTSGEEGTRASVVSSENVLRLEPTANGGTKVIYEADVSMTGRLGKFGLGIFRKKADQLAEVFVETFRQKLEVAA